DNA from Roseimicrobium sp. ORNL1:
CCCGGATCCACCAAGCCTTTCCGGCCCCGCGTGTGGGTGTGGCCGCTCGTGATGCTTTCCTGGGTGGCCTCACCCGCGCAGGCACATGCCTCCCTCTTTCACGGGGAAACCCTGGATGCCATCGCCAATGGCATTTCCTGGGTGGCTATCATCCTCGCGCCCATCATCGGTATCGTGGCCTTTTGGTTGGTGCACATTCTTCCCGAGAAGATTGCAGAAAAGAAAAAGCATCCGCAGACTGGCGCCATTCAGTGCTTGTGCCTGCTCTCATTGGTGTTTGGAGGCTTGCTCTGGCCCATCGCCTGGCTCTGGGCATACTCCAAGCCCGTGCTCTACAAGGCTGCTTACGGCACCGATGTCGATGAATCCGTCGGTCACGGACACAAGGAGAAGAAGGAAGAAGAGAAGAAGGGAGGGAAAGCCTGATGGAACTCATCCTGCTCATCATTTATTCGGTCATCGTCTGGCTGATCTTTTTCAAGTTCAAGCTGCTGCCGTGGAACATCACGAGCCAGGTCATCGTGGTGACGATTCCCGTCTTCGCGCTGACGGTGCTGATTCTGTTCATGAACATCGTCGCTCCGTCCTCCCACGACGTGCGCGCCATGAACTATGTGATTCCCATCGTGCCTCGCGTGACCGGTCAGGTTACTGAGGTTCCCATTGAGCCCAATCGTCCCATCAAGAAGGGCGATGTGCTCTTCAAGATCGATCCCGTACCTTTTAAGGAGGCCGTGAATGCTGCTGAGGCAAAGCTGGCGGAATTGAAGGTCGGATTGATTACCGCGCAGGCCTATCAGCGCGGTCTCGATGACGAGCTCAAAAATGCGCAATCTGTCACGCAGTCCATCGTGGCCAGGCTGGATCTGGCGAAGAAGCGCGTGGAGCAGTACACCTCGCTCGCGGCAGCGGGCGCGGGGAGGCGTGCAGAGCAGGAGCAGGCCGAGTCCGACGTGGCGAATCTGCAGAGCCAGATCGCCGGCGCGCAGGCGAACGAATCGAAGATCAAGCAGAAGATCGAAGCTCGCACGGAAGCGGGTGAGATCGACGAGGTGGCACAAGCCAAGGCGCAAATTGCCAAGGCGGAGGCGGATCTCGTGGCTGCGAAGTATGATCTGGATGGCACCACGCATCTTGCGCCGGCCAATGGCCGTGTGGCGAACCTCGCCCTTCGTCCGGGCGTGCGCTCCACGCAGTTTGCGACCATGCCGGTCATGAGCTTTATCGAAGAAGACGACCCCTGGGTGCTGGCCTTTTTCAAACAGAACGAACTCCGCAACGTGGAGCCGGGGAATGAGGCGGAGATCTTCCTGAAGATGTACCCGGGCCGTATCATCAAGTGCAAGGTGGACTCCATCCTGTGGGCTACGGCACAGGGACAGATGCCCATCAGCGGAAACCTTCCCAACACGCTTCCCGTGGAGATGCCGGAGCAGCGCATCGCAGTGCGCCTCCTCGTGGAACCGAAGGACAAGGAGCTGTTCCTGGCTGCGGGTGCGCGTGGCGGTGGCGCCATCTACACGGAGAAGGGCAAGATGATTCACATCGTCCGCAAGGTCTTCGTCCGCGTGTCCACGAAGCTCGACTGGTTCGTCTTCAAACTTCACTGATCTGATCTCTGACTTTCGACGCTCTTCACATGCAACTGAAAGCTGTCTTTTCCTACGCGTTGCCCTGCCTCGCGTTCACGGGCTGCGCACTCAAGCAGCCACCCACGGGTGGCGATATCATGACGGAGTACGCGCGCTCCCAGGTGCCGGGCTCCTTCAGTGCCAGCCACACGAATGGTCGTGTGGCTCCGGACTGGATCCGCTCCTTCAATGATCCTGAACTCACGCGCATCGTGGAGGATGCCCTCATCCGGAATCCGGATCTGAAGGCAGCCGCGGAGCGCGTGGAAGCCTCGCGTGCCGCCGTGCGCATCGCTGCTGCTGCCCTGTATCCC
Protein-coding regions in this window:
- a CDS encoding DUF3302 domain-containing protein, translating into MNTLPETFRTPPGSTKPFRPRVWVWPLVMLSWVASPAQAHASLFHGETLDAIANGISWVAIILAPIIGIVAFWLVHILPEKIAEKKKHPQTGAIQCLCLLSLVFGGLLWPIAWLWAYSKPVLYKAAYGTDVDESVGHGHKEKKEEEKKGGKA
- a CDS encoding HlyD family secretion protein, whose translation is MELILLIIYSVIVWLIFFKFKLLPWNITSQVIVVTIPVFALTVLILFMNIVAPSSHDVRAMNYVIPIVPRVTGQVTEVPIEPNRPIKKGDVLFKIDPVPFKEAVNAAEAKLAELKVGLITAQAYQRGLDDELKNAQSVTQSIVARLDLAKKRVEQYTSLAAAGAGRRAEQEQAESDVANLQSQIAGAQANESKIKQKIEARTEAGEIDEVAQAKAQIAKAEADLVAAKYDLDGTTHLAPANGRVANLALRPGVRSTQFATMPVMSFIEEDDPWVLAFFKQNELRNVEPGNEAEIFLKMYPGRIIKCKVDSILWATAQGQMPISGNLPNTLPVEMPEQRIAVRLLVEPKDKELFLAAGARGGGAIYTEKGKMIHIVRKVFVRVSTKLDWFVFKLH